The following coding sequences lie in one Arthrobacter sp. SLBN-122 genomic window:
- a CDS encoding winged helix-turn-helix domain-containing protein: MSATLSLDQARRIALAAQGLHKGRPTGPVTARAVGRTFARLQLVQIDSVNVLIRSHFLPFYSRLGNYDRDILQRMSAKHPRRMLEYWAHEASYIRPEHYPDLLPWQKRSWVGASRLDPGLRDDVAARILAVLARSRPMTASELTAHIGHVEEKQTINWGWNWNAVKRVLEHLFEEGLVSAASRTGQFERRYTLTSKVLPFPAPTAGETDPTAALQRLTEAAARAHGIGSIRCFADYFRTPVKATALAVANLVEQGRLEPVSVAGWGREVYRHAEAALPRRATGRALLSPFDSLVFERRRLLELFGFHYRIEIYTPEPKRRFGYYVLPFLLRDRIVARVDLKADRAAGRLLVRSAFAEPDAPGDTAVELAVELKLMGQWLGLPDVEVGPAGDLAARLSQELPRL, encoded by the coding sequence TTGTCGGCAACGCTGAGCCTTGACCAGGCACGGCGGATCGCACTGGCAGCACAGGGACTCCATAAAGGACGGCCCACCGGCCCCGTGACAGCACGGGCGGTGGGCCGGACTTTTGCCCGGCTCCAACTCGTCCAGATCGATTCCGTGAATGTCCTGATCCGCAGCCACTTCCTGCCCTTCTACTCCCGCCTGGGCAATTACGACCGGGACATACTGCAGCGCATGTCCGCCAAACATCCCCGGCGCATGCTGGAGTACTGGGCACACGAGGCGAGCTATATCCGCCCGGAGCATTATCCGGATCTGCTTCCATGGCAGAAGCGGTCCTGGGTTGGCGCCTCGCGGCTGGACCCGGGCCTCCGCGATGACGTTGCAGCCAGGATCCTGGCTGTCCTGGCCAGGTCACGGCCCATGACGGCCTCCGAACTGACCGCCCATATCGGCCATGTCGAGGAAAAACAGACCATCAACTGGGGGTGGAACTGGAACGCAGTGAAACGGGTCCTGGAACACCTGTTCGAAGAGGGGCTGGTATCGGCTGCCTCCAGGACGGGGCAATTCGAGCGCAGGTACACGCTGACCTCCAAAGTCCTCCCATTTCCGGCCCCAACGGCAGGGGAAACGGATCCAACAGCTGCGCTGCAGCGGCTGACCGAAGCGGCTGCCCGGGCACATGGGATCGGAAGCATTCGCTGCTTCGCCGACTACTTCCGGACTCCCGTCAAGGCAACGGCGCTGGCCGTTGCGAACCTGGTGGAGCAAGGCAGGCTGGAGCCTGTCAGCGTGGCGGGCTGGGGGCGGGAGGTCTACCGGCATGCGGAGGCGGCCCTGCCGCGGCGGGCCACCGGCCGCGCGCTGCTGAGCCCATTCGATTCCCTGGTCTTTGAACGCCGGCGCCTCCTGGAACTGTTCGGCTTCCATTACCGGATCGAGATCTACACTCCGGAGCCCAAACGGCGTTTTGGCTACTACGTCCTGCCTTTCCTGCTCCGGGACAGGATCGTGGCCAGGGTTGACCTAAAAGCGGACCGGGCGGCCGGCCGGCTGCTGGTGAGATCCGCCTTCGCCGAGCCGGACGCACCGGGGGACACCGCCGTCGAACTCGCCGTCGAACTGAAGCTGATGGGTCAGTGGCTTGGCCTGCCTGATGTGGAAGTGGGACCGGCGGGAGACCTCGCTGCCCGGCTGTCACAGGAACTGCCACGCTTGTAA
- the hpf gene encoding ribosome hibernation-promoting factor, HPF/YfiA family, translating into MEFMISGRNLTVSDRFREYAGEKIAKIESLGDKVQRVDAKVSKETNARQTGDQLTVEVTVLGRGPVIRAEASAADKFAAFDLAYNKLLERLRRAKDRKKVHHGRHTPKAVREATASLEPASAHEPLYLEANHRNEAVAAPEDKSPYDVDNDIPAGKSPVLIRRKVFPAASLSLDDAVDNMELVGHDFYLFVDKATNTPSVVYRRRGWTYGVITLDHECEPGDTVVEEKILAYRSDDAAANA; encoded by the coding sequence ATGGAGTTTATGATCAGCGGACGAAATCTGACAGTTTCAGACCGGTTCCGCGAATATGCCGGGGAAAAAATCGCGAAAATCGAATCGCTGGGTGACAAGGTCCAGCGCGTCGACGCGAAAGTCTCCAAGGAGACCAATGCCCGGCAGACCGGCGACCAGCTGACAGTAGAAGTGACAGTCCTGGGCCGCGGACCCGTAATCCGCGCCGAAGCGAGCGCCGCAGACAAGTTTGCCGCCTTTGACCTCGCGTACAACAAACTGCTTGAGCGGCTCCGGCGGGCCAAGGACCGCAAGAAGGTCCACCATGGCCGCCACACTCCCAAGGCTGTTCGTGAGGCCACCGCCTCACTCGAGCCCGCCAGCGCCCACGAACCGCTGTATCTTGAGGCCAACCACCGGAACGAAGCGGTGGCAGCCCCCGAAGACAAATCCCCGTACGATGTGGACAACGACATCCCGGCTGGGAAGTCGCCGGTACTGATCCGGCGCAAGGTCTTTCCCGCTGCTTCCCTCTCCCTCGACGACGCCGTAGACAACATGGAGCTTGTCGGCCACGACTTCTACCTTTTCGTGGACAAGGCGACCAACACGCCCTCCGTCGTGTATCGCCGGCGCGGCTGGACCTACGGGGTCATCACCCTGGACCATGAATGCGAGCCGGGAGACACCGTCGTGGAGGAAAAGATCCTCGCTTACCGCTCCGACGACGCCGCAGCCAACGCTTAG
- a CDS encoding ComF family protein: MYGVFRRIGTAASGHQDNRRTDPDLQPPPPWAALHRGEHEAGLLRLIDWLAGALADLLALAVPVDCVCCGAEDSTLCPSCAGRIRQLTRQPFRAESGAPALMDVGGTIMLPVVAAGVYRDELAQGLLSFKRHGQHQLGRSLGRALAGAARAAVPGGNGFLLVPVPTSTAAYVNRGFSPVHLLLKEAVRQLPGIGVADVLAKTAAPGPLLGTHGSGGRKGAGGQKGLGRGARSRRVRGSMRLRRGARALVAGRPCIIVDDVLTTGATVGEAARALHLPAPT; this comes from the coding sequence GTGTATGGCGTATTCCGCAGGATCGGCACAGCCGCTTCCGGGCATCAGGACAACCGGAGAACGGACCCGGACCTTCAACCACCCCCGCCGTGGGCGGCGCTGCACCGGGGTGAACACGAGGCCGGTCTCCTGCGCCTCATCGATTGGTTGGCCGGCGCCCTGGCGGATCTGCTCGCTTTGGCAGTCCCGGTGGACTGTGTGTGCTGCGGGGCCGAAGACAGCACCTTGTGCCCATCCTGCGCCGGCCGCATCCGCCAGCTGACCAGGCAGCCGTTCCGGGCCGAAAGCGGAGCCCCCGCCCTCATGGATGTTGGCGGGACCATCATGCTTCCCGTTGTGGCAGCAGGGGTGTACCGGGACGAGCTGGCGCAGGGACTGCTGTCGTTCAAGCGGCACGGCCAGCATCAGCTCGGCAGGAGCCTTGGCCGGGCGCTCGCCGGAGCAGCCAGGGCGGCAGTTCCGGGCGGCAATGGTTTCCTTCTGGTCCCCGTCCCCACCAGCACAGCGGCCTACGTCAACCGGGGGTTCAGTCCGGTCCACCTGCTCCTGAAAGAGGCGGTTCGGCAGCTTCCAGGCATCGGCGTCGCGGACGTACTGGCCAAAACCGCCGCGCCCGGCCCCTTGCTGGGCACTCACGGATCGGGCGGCAGGAAGGGTGCGGGCGGTCAAAAGGGATTGGGGAGGGGAGCCCGCTCGCGGCGCGTCCGGGGGTCCATGCGCCTCAGGCGCGGAGCCCGCGCACTGGTCGCGGGGCGGCCCTGCATTATCGTCGACGACGTCCTGACAACCGGCGCCACGGTCGGTGAAGCAGCCCGGGCACTGCACCTTCCGGCGCCAACGTGA